The following are from one region of the Terriglobia bacterium genome:
- a CDS encoding A/G-specific adenine glycosylase: MFRRLLLAWYQESQRKLPWRGATDPYHILVSEIMLQQTRVAVVEDRYRKFIAQFPCAEKLARAKESTVLAAWSGLGYYRRARALHAAAKEIVRRGSFPRTTPELMELHGVGRYTAAAVSSIAFGEPVAVVDGNVKRVIDRLVNHKALLAEPVGEKQYWEIAGDLLDRQSPGDFNQAMMELGAVVCLPVQPLCHACPVADLCGARGPTEKVGRPARRKAELHYALARRNGSVLLRQRNKQSSLMPGMWELPEIEEASKPSKLPLLKLRHAITTTDYTVFVHAGKNKKQSADRWIPLRSAYRLPLTGLARKIIRGIGDA; encoded by the coding sequence ATGTTCCGCCGGCTCTTGCTGGCCTGGTACCAGGAATCCCAACGCAAGCTCCCGTGGCGTGGAGCAACCGATCCGTACCACATTCTTGTTTCGGAGATCATGCTGCAACAGACCCGCGTGGCCGTGGTTGAAGATCGCTATAGGAAGTTCATTGCGCAGTTCCCGTGTGCTGAGAAATTGGCCCGCGCTAAAGAAAGTACTGTGCTCGCGGCATGGAGCGGCCTGGGTTATTACCGCAGGGCGCGGGCGCTGCATGCGGCGGCAAAAGAGATTGTGCGGCGCGGATCTTTTCCCCGGACCACACCTGAGCTGATGGAATTGCACGGCGTTGGCCGCTACACGGCGGCTGCCGTGAGCAGCATCGCTTTTGGCGAGCCCGTGGCCGTGGTGGATGGCAATGTTAAGCGCGTGATTGATCGCCTGGTAAATCACAAAGCTCTGCTTGCAGAGCCCGTTGGGGAGAAGCAGTACTGGGAGATCGCCGGAGACCTTTTAGATCGGCAGAGCCCTGGCGACTTTAATCAGGCCATGATGGAACTGGGAGCCGTGGTTTGCCTGCCCGTCCAGCCACTGTGCCATGCCTGTCCAGTTGCAGACCTGTGCGGTGCTCGTGGCCCGACGGAAAAAGTTGGGCGTCCGGCGCGGCGGAAGGCAGAGCTGCATTATGCGTTGGCCCGCCGGAATGGCAGCGTGCTCTTGCGCCAGCGGAATAAGCAAAGCTCGCTGATGCCAGGAATGTGGGAGCTGCCCGAAATCGAAGAGGCGAGCAAACCAAGCAAATTGCCTTTGCTGAAGCTGCGCCATGCCATTACCACCACGGACTACACTGTCTTTGTGCATGCCGGCAAGAATAAGAAGCAGTCGGCTGACCGGTGGATTCCTTTGCGTTCTGCCTATCGCCTGCCGCTTACCGGGCTAGCGCGCAAAATCATTCGAGGGATAGGCGATGCATAA
- a CDS encoding response regulator: protein MSGREKPRILCVSRSAYQLRAMRDAFPGREYEVIAASTPEQAVAVCVSNHISAVVLDSELSTESGWSAARTLKMVNPHLRVMLLLKSADGTVPSGVDAVAPSYSHILPKLKDLLDPQK from the coding sequence ATGTCGGGTCGGGAGAAACCCCGGATTCTGTGCGTTTCACGCTCCGCCTATCAACTGAGGGCGATGCGCGATGCTTTTCCCGGCAGGGAGTATGAGGTGATTGCGGCCTCAACCCCGGAACAGGCCGTGGCGGTATGCGTGAGCAACCACATTTCCGCAGTGGTGCTGGATTCCGAGTTATCGACTGAATCCGGCTGGTCTGCCGCGCGGACCTTGAAGATGGTTAATCCGCATCTGCGTGTGATGCTGCTTTTGAAAAGCGCAGACGGAACCGTACCCAGCGGAGTGGACGCCGTAGCGCCCAGCTATTCCCACATATTGCCCAAACTGAAAGATTTGCTGGATCCGCAGAAGTAA
- a CDS encoding energy transducer TonB, producing the protein MQSAKKALSNEAFPASTADLRFALEPEPWLRIFTRNIGDLFRKAPPPVWISSAPGKYWPDALVHRPVAWKAARQSFLGHALVIAAIYALNLAWLNQPQVLPQTPPNQTVIHYEVSEYLPPVNTQKAKPEPPRRVRPQKADPEFAPQEIVVTNENHISTRQTIVQPSQLVVKQDTPLPNLIVSTAIPGAPIAMNHPIQVLPVNVPPIGEPAQPVVQSRLRPLLFPPAAQPEVAAPAEAPASHRTMPALPVESAIVVPPSPDVTARKPDALQLPAQAPPQVAAPAPEVTANRGLQSIPLPMSAPQVAPPAPTAASRNLSALGLPAQAATAVPPAPPVANGNAAREKALGQLLVLNAQPVAPSGPLIVPEGNRPGEFAASPAGHSGATARPEIAQHDSSKTGSPSNIYVSAPPTKVASNTVIASASPPAPRPLTPDKSEPSRDSVDTRVFGTRRHYSMRLSMPNLTSSTGSWSIRFAELNATHGGADLSAPEAITKVDPAYPQDLMHDRVEGTVVLYAVIHADGSVGDVKVLEGFDDRLNENARKALEQWRFRPGTKDGMPVDIEAVVRVPFKVPRREF; encoded by the coding sequence ATGCAGTCGGCCAAAAAAGCGCTTTCCAATGAAGCATTTCCGGCTTCTACTGCTGACCTGCGTTTTGCGCTGGAACCCGAGCCGTGGCTGCGCATATTCACGCGCAATATCGGCGACTTGTTCCGCAAAGCTCCACCGCCGGTCTGGATCAGCTCTGCTCCCGGCAAGTACTGGCCCGATGCGCTGGTGCATCGTCCGGTGGCATGGAAGGCCGCGCGGCAGTCATTTCTAGGGCATGCGCTGGTTATTGCCGCGATCTACGCGCTGAATCTGGCATGGCTGAACCAACCGCAGGTGCTGCCGCAAACGCCGCCGAACCAGACGGTCATCCATTACGAAGTCTCTGAATATCTGCCGCCGGTAAATACCCAAAAGGCAAAGCCTGAACCTCCGCGGCGCGTGCGTCCGCAGAAGGCTGATCCTGAATTTGCGCCGCAGGAGATCGTGGTGACCAATGAGAACCACATCAGCACCCGGCAAACTATCGTCCAGCCCAGCCAGTTGGTGGTGAAGCAGGACACTCCTTTGCCGAACTTGATTGTCTCCACAGCGATCCCCGGTGCGCCCATAGCGATGAACCATCCCATTCAAGTGCTGCCCGTTAATGTTCCGCCGATTGGCGAGCCCGCTCAGCCAGTGGTGCAGAGCAGGCTGCGACCTCTGCTATTTCCCCCCGCAGCCCAGCCTGAAGTGGCTGCACCCGCTGAAGCCCCAGCCAGCCATCGCACGATGCCTGCTCTTCCAGTAGAAAGCGCCATCGTGGTTCCACCTTCGCCCGACGTCACAGCGCGCAAGCCCGACGCTCTTCAGCTTCCCGCACAAGCTCCTCCGCAGGTAGCTGCGCCCGCGCCAGAAGTAACCGCCAATCGCGGGCTGCAATCCATACCTTTGCCGATGTCCGCGCCGCAGGTTGCGCCTCCTGCTCCCACTGCGGCCAGCCGCAATCTTAGCGCCCTTGGATTGCCCGCGCAGGCAGCAACCGCCGTGCCCCCTGCGCCGCCCGTTGCAAATGGAAATGCCGCGAGAGAAAAAGCGCTGGGACAGTTATTGGTACTCAATGCGCAGCCAGTCGCGCCCAGCGGGCCGTTGATTGTCCCTGAAGGCAATCGCCCCGGAGAATTCGCCGCGAGCCCCGCAGGGCATTCCGGTGCAACTGCACGCCCGGAAATTGCGCAGCATGATTCCAGCAAGACCGGCTCGCCGTCGAACATCTATGTCTCTGCTCCGCCAACTAAAGTTGCAAGCAATACTGTGATCGCATCCGCCTCGCCTCCGGCTCCTCGTCCTCTCACTCCCGATAAAAGTGAACCGTCACGCGACAGCGTTGACACGCGCGTCTTCGGGACGCGCCGTCATTATTCCATGCGGCTCAGTATGCCGAATCTCACTTCATCCACGGGAAGCTGGAGTATCCGATTTGCCGAGCTGAACGCCACGCATGGCGGAGCTGACCTGAGCGCGCCCGAGGCCATCACCAAAGTTGATCCCGCGTACCCGCAGGACCTGATGCACGACCGTGTGGAAGGAACCGTGGTCCTCTACGCCGTCATTCATGCCGATGGCAGCGTGGGCGATGTAAAAGTGCTTGAGGGTTTTGACGATCGGCTGAATGAAAATGCGCGCAAGGCGCTTGAACAGTGGCGATTCCGTCCCGGCACAAAAGACGGCATGCCGGTGGATATTGAAGCTGTTGTCCGCGTGCCCTTTAAAGTTCCGCGCAGAGAGTTCTGA
- a CDS encoding type II secretion system GspH family protein, protein MNKNKKYSRQRGFTLIELLMVVLLLSIVVGAVFSQIDRAQVRYRVEDQKVDLTQQEREFIDQFARDLHQAGYPSAAMYGGIGTANQIALGLVSLSNNDIVIEGDVDGDGTVDTVEYSYFDGSGWTSSAPNPCPCIRRSQVAKGTAATAATTFTQVQGVVGTTFFTAFKADGGTITLPAAPSDLPKIKTVQITLTTQGTAQDSDAHNSIQVTMTGMARLVNN, encoded by the coding sequence ATGAATAAGAATAAAAAATATTCACGGCAGCGCGGCTTTACCTTGATCGAATTATTGATGGTCGTGCTTTTGCTTTCCATCGTTGTAGGCGCGGTGTTCTCGCAGATTGACCGCGCGCAGGTACGCTACAGGGTTGAAGACCAGAAAGTTGACCTGACACAGCAGGAACGCGAGTTCATTGATCAGTTTGCGCGCGATCTGCATCAGGCGGGTTATCCCTCAGCGGCAATGTACGGAGGCATCGGGACAGCCAACCAGATCGCATTGGGCCTGGTTTCGCTTTCAAACAATGACATTGTGATAGAAGGCGATGTTGATGGCGATGGCACGGTGGATACCGTTGAATACAGCTATTTTGACGGTTCTGGATGGACAAGCAGCGCGCCAAATCCCTGTCCCTGCATACGCCGGAGTCAAGTGGCAAAGGGGACAGCAGCAACTGCGGCAACAACGTTTACCCAGGTGCAGGGTGTGGTGGGTACTACGTTTTTCACGGCGTTTAAAGCGGACGGCGGAACAATAACTTTGCCTGCAGCGCCTAGTGACTTGCCGAAAATTAAAACAGTGCAGATTACCCTGACGACACAAGGCACAGCGCAGGACAGCGACGCGCATAACAGCATACAAGTAACCATGACGGGCATGGCACGTTTAGTGAACAACTGA
- a CDS encoding amidohydrolase family protein codes for MNRVAALAASLFLVSLAVGQEQKAPIKNVAAVATRYVRCGALVQPESGKVQRNVLITIQGERIQQVQENAQAPAGGHVIDLSDHTCLPGLIDTHTHTLLQGDITAADYDEQLLKQSTAYRAILGTRSVRRALDYGFTTIRDLETEGAGYADVDLKKAINNGIIPGPRMKVATRAMDVTGAYPLSGYSPEITVPHGVQVVDGPEDGRKAVREQISYGADWIKVYSDRSYFVRPDGVLDDIPTFTLDELRAIVDEAHRQHHKVASHAMALNGVHNSVEAGVDSIEHGNYIAEADLKTMAQKGIFYVPTIYVGEYVAQGRAAAGAKVWLEMIKIHEDTFHRALNAGVKIAFGTDVGGFDWGIDPAVEFPYMVKYGMTPIQAIRSATTSAAELLGMQNDVGSIAVGKYADLVAVKGDPVADVALLQKIDFVMKGGEVHKGADSRSNGQ; via the coding sequence ATGAATCGAGTTGCGGCGTTGGCAGCCAGCTTGTTTCTGGTTTCACTTGCGGTTGGACAGGAACAAAAAGCTCCCATCAAGAACGTAGCCGCGGTTGCGACCCGTTATGTCCGCTGCGGAGCGCTGGTGCAACCGGAAAGCGGCAAGGTGCAGCGCAATGTGCTGATCACTATCCAGGGTGAGCGAATCCAGCAGGTGCAGGAAAATGCGCAGGCCCCGGCAGGCGGCCACGTGATTGATCTTTCTGACCACACATGCCTGCCCGGATTGATTGATACGCACACGCATACGCTGTTGCAGGGCGATATCACAGCCGCAGACTATGACGAGCAGTTGCTGAAGCAATCCACGGCGTACCGCGCGATTCTGGGGACACGCTCTGTGCGCCGCGCACTGGATTACGGCTTTACCACCATCCGCGACCTGGAAACCGAAGGCGCAGGTTATGCCGACGTGGATTTAAAGAAGGCCATCAACAATGGAATTATTCCCGGCCCGCGCATGAAAGTGGCCACGCGCGCCATGGATGTTACGGGCGCTTATCCGCTCTCAGGATATTCGCCGGAAATAACCGTCCCGCATGGCGTGCAGGTGGTGGATGGGCCCGAAGATGGCCGCAAAGCGGTGCGCGAGCAGATCAGCTATGGCGCGGACTGGATCAAGGTCTATTCTGACCGCAGTTATTTTGTGCGGCCGGACGGAGTGCTGGATGACATTCCAACTTTTACGCTCGACGAGCTACGGGCGATTGTGGACGAAGCGCATCGGCAACATCACAAGGTGGCGTCGCACGCCATGGCGCTCAATGGCGTACACAATTCGGTTGAGGCCGGCGTGGATTCCATTGAGCACGGAAACTACATCGCTGAAGCTGACCTGAAAACCATGGCGCAAAAAGGGATCTTTTACGTCCCCACGATTTATGTTGGCGAATACGTTGCCCAGGGACGCGCCGCTGCCGGAGCAAAAGTCTGGCTGGAGATGATCAAGATCCATGAAGATACTTTTCACCGCGCGCTGAACGCCGGAGTGAAGATTGCTTTTGGCACGGACGTAGGCGGCTTTGACTGGGGCATTGATCCGGCAGTGGAATTTCCTTACATGGTGAAGTACGGCATGACTCCGATCCAGGCTATCCGCTCCGCCACCACCAGCGCCGCGGAATTGCTGGGCATGCAAAATGATGTTGGCAGCATTGCCGTGGGAAAATATGCGGATTTAGTTGCGGTCAAGGGCGATCCGGTTGCGGATGTGGCGCTATTGCAGAAGATTGATTTTGTAATGAAGGGCGGCGAAGTGCACAAGGGGGCTGATTCTCGGTCGAACGGGCAATAA
- a CDS encoding nuclear transport factor 2 family protein, with protein sequence MRFLLTLMAFAVIAGCAGEPKHATWTNATGAEQNERLMWQAIQGEDWVNVERHLSPTFIGVAPNGRMLDRAGWVELWQASEVQEFSLGDMQIQPEGTDMKVTYILHVKASAKAPLPSSGLRAISIWQEVKGRWMLTAMSITAIQNQ encoded by the coding sequence ATGCGTTTCCTCCTTACATTGATGGCCTTCGCGGTAATAGCCGGCTGTGCCGGCGAACCAAAGCACGCCACATGGACGAACGCGACCGGGGCAGAACAAAATGAGCGCCTGATGTGGCAGGCGATTCAGGGCGAAGACTGGGTCAACGTGGAAAGGCATCTTTCTCCCACATTTATCGGCGTGGCCCCCAATGGCCGCATGCTTGATCGTGCCGGCTGGGTGGAACTATGGCAGGCATCGGAAGTGCAGGAATTCTCGCTGGGCGACATGCAAATCCAACCCGAGGGAACTGACATGAAGGTGACCTACATCTTGCACGTGAAGGCTTCTGCTAAAGCGCCATTGCCATCTTCCGGCCTTCGCGCTATTTCCATCTGGCAAGAGGTCAAGGGCCGGTGGATGCTTACCGCAATGTCGATTACAGCCATCCAAAATCAGTAA
- a CDS encoding TlpA family protein disulfide reductase, which yields MPALEAGVQAPEIELQYLDGRKFSLKEERKKGPVVAVFFKVSCPVCQMALPYLDRIYKAYTKSRAFTFVGVSQDNAADTQAFNKQYNVSFPVLLDPVGKYPVSNAYKLTNVPTTFLISPEGEIDFATVSWSKADVEQLNRRLASLSGAATAQIFQPGENVSEFKPG from the coding sequence ATGCCCGCACTGGAAGCCGGAGTTCAGGCACCGGAAATCGAACTGCAATATTTGGATGGCCGTAAATTTTCACTCAAAGAGGAGCGCAAGAAAGGTCCTGTAGTAGCCGTATTCTTTAAGGTGAGCTGCCCGGTATGCCAGATGGCACTGCCGTATCTTGACCGCATTTATAAGGCTTATACCAAAAGCCGCGCATTTACCTTTGTTGGCGTTTCCCAGGACAATGCCGCGGACACACAGGCATTCAACAAGCAATACAATGTCAGCTTTCCGGTTTTGCTGGATCCAGTGGGAAAATATCCGGTTTCAAATGCCTATAAGCTGACGAATGTTCCTACAACGTTTCTCATTTCGCCGGAAGGCGAGATAGATTTTGCCACAGTCAGCTGGTCAAAGGCGGACGTAGAGCAACTGAATCGTCGCCTGGCTTCACTGAGTGGCGCGGCAACAGCGCAAATCTTTCAACCGGGAGAAAACGTTTCAGAATTCAAACCCGGTTGA
- a CDS encoding M28 family peptidase: MKKLGTFLSIVFVCISAASAQNALPPAAQKAMNAIDAEKIRATVKYLADDALQGRGTGQKGGDMAADWIAAQFKSYGLAPAGEHGTYFQKINFFGVTTDPKQTKFSFVPKSGAEMALKFADDYVVNDQTHAQKSEIDAPLVYVGYGINAPEYKWDDYKGVDVKGKVLLMLVNEPPSDDPNFFKGRALTYYGRWTYKYEEAARRGAVGVVLIHKTDMASYGWEVVRNSWGGESSLLKDDTDPKLKSAGWIQLEVARKLATAAGMDLDKMLHDATTRSFKPVELPVRVKETVVSTVRSFTSRNVLAQVKGSDPKAAQQAILYTAHYDHLGIHPDEPGDNIYNGAADNATGCGILLELARVFAAAQEKPKRTVIFGAVTAEEQGLMGSKYLGQHPPIPARNISLDLNYDDIQPLGEPQQLVVSGAERTTVYPLVEKVAKDFSMSIQPDDHPEAGHYYRSDHFSLARVGVPAFSVNEGVLFKGHDLAWGEEKERDYVAHRYHQPSDQYRPDMDFTADAKLAKFGLVLGWDAANQPNLAGWQQGDEFEKARKMGQ, translated from the coding sequence ATGAAAAAACTCGGCACATTCCTGTCTATCGTCTTCGTTTGTATATCCGCTGCATCCGCTCAAAACGCATTGCCTCCCGCCGCGCAGAAAGCCATGAATGCCATTGATGCGGAGAAAATCCGGGCTACGGTGAAATACCTTGCCGACGACGCTTTGCAGGGCCGCGGAACCGGACAGAAGGGCGGAGACATGGCGGCAGACTGGATTGCCGCACAGTTCAAGAGCTACGGTTTGGCGCCCGCCGGAGAGCATGGAACATATTTCCAAAAGATCAATTTTTTTGGTGTAACCACAGATCCCAAGCAGACCAAGTTTTCTTTTGTGCCCAAGTCCGGTGCGGAGATGGCGCTGAAATTTGCCGATGATTACGTGGTGAATGACCAGACGCACGCGCAAAAATCTGAAATCGACGCGCCGCTCGTTTATGTAGGCTACGGAATCAATGCCCCGGAATACAAGTGGGACGACTACAAAGGCGTGGACGTGAAGGGCAAGGTGCTGCTCATGCTGGTGAATGAGCCGCCTTCAGACGATCCAAATTTCTTTAAGGGCCGCGCGCTCACATATTACGGTCGCTGGACTTACAAGTATGAAGAAGCAGCGCGGCGCGGTGCGGTGGGCGTGGTGCTGATCCACAAAACAGATATGGCCAGCTATGGCTGGGAGGTCGTGCGCAACTCCTGGGGAGGCGAATCATCGCTGCTTAAGGACGACACGGACCCCAAGCTGAAGTCGGCAGGATGGATCCAATTGGAAGTAGCGCGCAAACTGGCGACTGCCGCCGGGATGGACCTGGACAAAATGCTGCATGACGCAACCACGCGCAGCTTCAAGCCGGTGGAACTGCCTGTGCGCGTGAAAGAAACAGTCGTAAGCACGGTGCGCAGCTTTACTTCAAGAAACGTGCTGGCACAGGTAAAGGGTTCCGATCCCAAGGCCGCGCAGCAGGCGATCCTATACACTGCGCATTACGATCATCTGGGCATCCATCCTGATGAGCCGGGCGACAATATTTATAACGGCGCAGCGGACAATGCGACGGGATGCGGAATCCTGCTGGAACTGGCGCGGGTGTTTGCCGCAGCCCAGGAAAAGCCCAAACGGACGGTTATTTTTGGTGCGGTCACGGCAGAAGAACAGGGACTGATGGGATCAAAGTATCTGGGTCAGCATCCGCCGATCCCGGCGAGAAATATTTCACTCGACCTGAATTATGACGATATTCAGCCGCTGGGTGAACCGCAGCAGCTCGTCGTGTCCGGGGCGGAGCGCACAACGGTTTATCCGCTGGTAGAAAAAGTGGCAAAGGATTTTTCCATGTCAATCCAGCCGGACGATCATCCGGAAGCGGGGCATTATTACCGGTCTGACCATTTCAGTCTTGCCCGGGTAGGCGTACCGGCATTCAGCGTGAATGAGGGCGTGCTCTTCAAAGGGCATGATCTTGCCTGGGGGGAAGAAAAAGAGCGGGATTACGTAGCCCACCGCTATCACCAGCCTTCTGACCAATATCGTCCCGACATGGACTTCACCGCTGATGCCAAATTGGCGAAGTTTGGACTCGTTCTTGGCTGGGACGCGGCGAACCAGCCCAATTTGGCCGGCTGGCAGCAGGGCGATGAATTTGAGAAAGCCAGAAAGATGGGGCAGTAA
- a CDS encoding Crp/Fnr family transcriptional regulator, translating into MEFLAKPGPSRTIAEIKKGEKIFGQGDEATEVFYIQKGRIRISVVSKTGKEATVALLGAGNFLGEECIAAPKVHRVASATALTPSTILRIERDEMIRVLHEEQAFSEVFVAYLLARNARTQEDLVDQLFNSSEKRLARALLLLAQFGKDGTAPETVIPKISQEVLAEMIGTTRSRVNFFMNRFRQMGFVDYNGKLTIHSSLLNVILHD; encoded by the coding sequence ATGGAGTTCCTGGCCAAACCCGGCCCCAGCCGCACCATTGCGGAAATAAAGAAAGGCGAAAAAATCTTTGGCCAAGGAGATGAAGCCACCGAGGTGTTTTATATCCAGAAGGGCAGAATCAGGATCAGCGTGGTCTCCAAGACCGGCAAAGAGGCCACCGTGGCATTGCTTGGCGCCGGCAACTTTCTAGGCGAAGAATGCATAGCCGCGCCTAAAGTGCATCGCGTGGCTTCAGCCACCGCGCTAACGCCTTCCACCATACTGAGGATTGAGCGCGATGAGATGATCCGGGTGCTGCATGAGGAACAGGCATTCTCTGAAGTTTTTGTGGCTTATCTTCTGGCCCGCAACGCGCGCACGCAGGAAGACCTGGTGGACCAGCTTTTCAATTCCAGCGAAAAGCGGCTGGCCCGCGCACTGCTGCTACTGGCCCAGTTCGGCAAAGACGGCACCGCGCCTGAGACCGTGATTCCCAAGATCAGCCAGGAAGTGCTGGCGGAGATGATTGGCACCACGCGCTCGCGCGTCAACTTTTTCATGAATCGCTTCCGGCAAATGGGATTCGTTGACTACAACGGCAAATTAACGATCCATAGTTCTCTTTTGAACGTGATTTTGCACGATTAA
- a CDS encoding prepilin-type N-terminal cleavage/methylation domain-containing protein — translation MKQQNKRSRKNASGFTLVELTVAMFVLTVGVLGGMIMIVLGMTRDNTNRMDTTATNAAQAVLEAISAVPANTDTILQVTDCANVTSFVTTAGATGNGTGAALNANGNGEVDFTQAAVANYQINYTVCNTNGQRTAYDVRWHVTTLPTGAKLVIVAAGHPTSYNRSHAMAYIAPVSLRTIVGM, via the coding sequence ATGAAACAACAAAATAAACGCTCGCGCAAGAACGCCAGTGGATTCACCCTGGTGGAGTTAACGGTGGCCATGTTCGTTTTAACCGTGGGAGTGCTGGGCGGGATGATCATGATTGTTCTGGGAATGACCCGCGACAACACGAACCGTATGGACACCACGGCAACCAATGCGGCCCAGGCCGTGCTGGAAGCGATCTCTGCCGTGCCGGCAAATACCGACACAATCCTGCAGGTGACTGACTGCGCCAATGTTACTTCCTTTGTTACAACAGCGGGCGCCACGGGGAACGGAACGGGAGCGGCGCTGAATGCAAACGGCAATGGCGAGGTTGATTTTACCCAGGCGGCAGTCGCAAATTACCAGATTAACTACACAGTTTGCAATACCAATGGCCAGCGGACTGCCTATGACGTGCGCTGGCACGTGACCACGCTTCCAACGGGGGCCAAGCTGGTGATTGTGGCCGCGGGCCATCCCACCAGCTACAACAGAAGTCATGCCATGGCCTACATTGCGCCGGTATCACTGCGCACGATCGTAGGAATGTGA
- a CDS encoding helix-turn-helix domain-containing protein, producing the protein MQAKKGAAKKPQSEAQLQLGQRVRRLREQRGWSQEGFAHEAGLGRSFAGAIERGEKDIRISTLIKLARSLGVSIAQLLKGIGS; encoded by the coding sequence ATGCAAGCCAAAAAAGGGGCCGCCAAAAAGCCACAGTCAGAGGCCCAGCTACAACTCGGGCAACGGGTCCGCCGGCTCAGGGAGCAACGGGGCTGGTCACAGGAGGGCTTTGCCCATGAAGCCGGCCTGGGACGCTCTTTTGCCGGGGCCATTGAACGCGGCGAAAAAGATATCCGTATAAGCACCCTCATAAAGCTGGCCCGGTCCCTGGGCGTGAGCATCGCGCAGCTGTTAAAGGGTATTGGTTCCTGA
- a CDS encoding prepilin-type N-terminal cleavage/methylation domain-containing protein, whose amino-acid sequence MSFNNRDKKAEMPAMKNYQSGFSMVELLIVCVVMLIIAGLAVPNIFQTYRNYQLDSAGHSVASLLQQARIQAVKTNLPAYVNYTNAAAGNMAFVTNDPANTTYAAGEPDVQLSPAVTFQGAPPDHAQLDAFLNVAMPLVAQSIGFNARGLPCTEGGGNPTVCTANGTGFEWFMQSAGGWEAVTVTPSGRIKSWRLSVATGGTCGYTACWL is encoded by the coding sequence ATGTCATTTAACAATCGAGATAAAAAAGCCGAGATGCCTGCCATGAAGAACTACCAATCCGGATTTTCCATGGTTGAGCTCCTGATAGTTTGCGTGGTCATGCTGATCATTGCAGGCCTTGCTGTGCCGAACATTTTCCAGACATATCGTAACTATCAGCTGGATTCAGCAGGCCACTCGGTTGCGAGTCTGCTGCAACAGGCGCGAATTCAGGCCGTAAAAACAAACCTGCCGGCGTATGTGAACTATACCAACGCGGCAGCCGGCAATATGGCGTTCGTGACCAATGATCCTGCCAATACGACATATGCTGCTGGGGAGCCCGACGTGCAGTTGTCTCCGGCAGTTACGTTTCAGGGCGCGCCGCCTGATCATGCCCAACTGGATGCGTTTCTCAACGTTGCTATGCCACTTGTCGCCCAAAGTATAGGTTTTAACGCTCGCGGCTTGCCCTGCACTGAGGGCGGCGGCAATCCTACCGTGTGTACGGCAAACGGAACGGGATTCGAATGGTTTATGCAAAGCGCGGGAGGCTGGGAAGCAGTTACGGTAACGCCATCGGGAAGAATCAAGAGCTGGAGATTATCGGTTGCGACCGGGGGCACATGCGGTTATACAGCTTGCTGGTTATAG